Genomic window (Planococcus sp. MSAK28401):
GGCGTGGCTGAAAGTGAAAACCAAGTGGGCGTTGCGACTGGCCTCGCCTATACCGCTGTCGGCGGTGACACTTTACAAATCGAAGTGTCGCTATCTGCAGGCAAAGGCAAGCTGCAATTGACCGGTAAACTGGGCGACGTCATGAAAGAGTCGGCACAAACAGCGCTATCGTTTGTCCGTGCCCAGGCGGAATCGCTTGGCATCGACCCGAATTTCCAGGAAGCACACGACATTCATATCCACGTGCCGGAAGGAGCCGTTCCAAAAGACGGCCCATCCGCCGGTGTGACAATTGCGACAGCGCTCGTTTCCGCACTTACGAAGCGGCCCGTGCGCCGCGACGTCGGCATGACAGGGGAAATCACGCTTCGCGGACGTGTCTTGCCGATCGGCGGGCTGAAAGAAAAAACTTTGAGCGCCCACCGTGCAGGATTGAAGACGATTATCGTCCCTGCGGAAAATGAACGCGACCTCGACGATATTCCAGAAACAATTCGTAAAGAATTGGAATTCCACCTCGTCAGCCAAGCGGAACAAGCGCTGGAAATTGCGCTGGAAGGAGCAAAAGAATGAAGGTCCATAACGTAGAACTGGTAATCAGTGCGGTTCGCCCAGCGCAATACCCGGAAACCGAGCTTCCCGAGTTTGCGCTCGCTGGACGCTCAAATGTCGGAAAATCGTCTTTTATCAATAAGCTCATCGGCCGCAAAAGCATGGCGCGTATTTCGTCCAAGCCCGGCAAAACGCAAACTTTGAACTTTTATAAGATCGAAGAGGACTTGTTTTTCGTCGACGTTCCAGGCTACGGATACGCAAAAGTATCCAAAACCGAACGCGAAGCATGGGGCAAGATGATCGAGACCTATATTACAAGCCGCGAGCAATTGCGCGCGGTGGTCCAAATCGTCGATCTTCGCCATCCGCCGAGCAAAGATGATCAGATGATGTATGATTTCATGAAACATTACGGTATCCCGTGTATCATCATCGCGACGAAAGCCGACAAGATCCCGAAAGGCAAATGGGACAAGCATAAGAAAATCGTCCGTGAAGGACTGGATATGGAGAAAGGCGATCCATTAATCGTCTTTTCTTCCGAAACCGGGCTCGGTCAAGAAGCCGCCTGGCAGGAAATCGAAAAACGCATGTAAGCAAGCAGGGAGTTCACCTGACTGGCTTGAAATAAAACAGGACCCGGAAAATCATTGATTTTCCGGGTCCTGTTTTTTAGTTGCAGCGAATAGCTGACACACCTTGTAGACAAGATAATTAGACAAGCGAGCGAGATGAATGGCTCGTCGGTTATTTCTTCATAAAATAGTCGCCTCCCGCTTTGGGCATGCCTCTTGCAATAAGCCGAGAAGAGCACTCGTCTTATTGCGTCGGCTCGCCCGTGTGCGCGGTTCGGCTTTTAGATTTCATTGGATATTGCGTGCGAAGACGTATCACTGTTGATTGACTTCATCCGCTGGTGGGGGGCACCTAGCTGGACTTGATAGTGAAATGAATCAGCCGATGATTACTTCATCGTGAAGCTAGTCGCCTCCCGCTTGGGGCATGCCTCCCGCAATAAGCCAAGAAGAACACTTGTCTTATTGCTCCGGCTCGCCCGTGTGCGCGGTTCGGCTTTTAGATTTCATTGGACATTGCGTGCGAAGACGTATCACTGTTGATTGACTTCATCCGCTGGTTGGGGGGCACCTAGCTGGACTTGATAGTGAAATGAATCAGCCGATGATTACTTCATCGTGAAGCTAGCCGCCCTCCGCTTGGGGCATGCCTCCCGCATTAAGCCAAGAAGAACATTTGTCTTATTGCTTCGGCTCGCCCGTATGCACGGTTCGGCTTTTAGTTTTCATTGGATGTGGTTTGCGATGAAGTGTCACTGTTAATTGTTTTCATCCGCTCTTGGCGACGCTTAGCTGGACTGATATTGCAGAGAAGTTCCGTGCGCTGTTCAATTTGAATTTACGAAGACGATTAAAATTTTTCACGCTTACTTCAGTGTGTGATGAATTTCATTTCCTCTCTAAAACTAGAGATGGAGCGGAAAGGGGCGACTCTGGAGGGATCAGGACGAGCTGAAGACCCTGGACTGAGCGCTAGCGAGGGAAGCGGCTGAAGCCGGCCCCCGGGCAGCCGAAAACGCGACGTCCTGTCGCATCGGCTGCATGACCCGCATCCTGCGGGCCTAAAGCGTCCCCTTGAAGCGCAATCTCCACCACAAGAATTTCCTGTTTAAATTCGGTAATTCACATAACTTCTTCCCGATTCAACACCATGAAAATCACCATTCATTGTGCATAAGTTCACAGTCAATTCCGACTACGAGCGTTATACTTGTGACACCATAATCGCTTTGCTAGAATTGTAATTAGCTTAAGTTTAGAATGATTATAAAGTGGAGTTTCCACAGCGGAAACCCTTGTACGATAAAGCAAAGTTCAAGCAGGTTCATGCCTTGTTCACAAAATCGCAGGCATAATCTGATGGAAAAGTGGTATACTTAGGGAAATGAAATATTGAACGCGAAAGGTGTTTTAAGCCCATGCATACACTCGTAGTCGGGGTCAACTACCGTTCAGCGCCTGTATCGATCCGTGAGAAGCTATCGTTCATTGAAAGCGAGCTTCCGCAAGCGATGCAAGCCCTGCAACAACAAAAAAGCATATTGGAGAACGTCATCGTATCGACATGCAACCGGACGGAGATCTATGCCGTCGTGGACCAGCTGCATACCGGCCGTTTTTACGTGAAGCAATTTCTGGCTTCCTATTTCGACATTCCGATGGAGCAGTTCTCCCAGTATTTATTCCTTCATGAACAGGACGAAGCGATTGATCATTTGTTCCGTGTCACTGCCGGAATCGATTCGATGGTCCTTGGCGAGACGCAGATTCTCGGCCAAGTGAAATCCAGTTTCCTCGCAGGCCAAGAGATCGGTACGACAGGAACCGTGTTCAACCAATTGTTCAAGCAAGCGGTGACGCTGGCAAAACGTGCGCATAACGAAACAGCGATCGGCGAGAATGCAGTATCGGTTTCTTACGCAGCGGTTGAGCTTGGCAAAAAAATCTTTGGTTCATTGAAAAACAAGCATGTCGTCATTCTCGGCGCAGGGAAAATGGGCGAACTCGCCATTAAGAACCTGCAAGGCAGCGGAGCGGACCGCATTACGGTCATCAACCGCACATTCGAGAAAGCGGAAGTGCTCGCTGATAAATTCGGCGGAATGGCCAAACCTTTGAATCAATTGCAATGCGCATTACTGGAAGCGGACATCTTGATTTCATCTACAGGCTCGACGGATTTCGTCATCGATCTCGAATTGATGCAGTTTGTCGAGAAGCTGAGAAAAGGCAAGCCATTGTTTATGGTCGATATCGCGGTACCGCGTGATATGGATCCACGCATCGGCGATCTTCAGAATGTCTTCCTATATGATATTGATGATATGCAAGGCATCGTCGAAGCGAACCTCGCTGAACGTGAACGCGCGGCGAAACAGATCGCCGTCATGATCGACCAAGAAGCAGAGCAGTTCAACGACTGGCTCGGCACGCTAGGCGTTGTTCCGGTCATTTCCGCATTGCGTGAGAAAGCGCTTGGCATTCAGGCGGAAACGATGGAAAGCATCGAGAACAAAATGCCGGATTTGACAGATCGCGAGAAGAAGATCCTTAATAAGCATACGAAATCGATCATCAACCAATTATTGAAAGAGCCGATTTTGCAGGCCAAGGAAATGGGTACAGCGAAGAAATCACGCGAACAGCTTGAAATGTTCATGCAGATTTTCGGCATTGAAGAAGAAGTCGAGGAGCAGCGTGAAAAACAAGCGCTTGCGACGCGCCAAAAAGCGGAGCGTGCACGCCTTGAAAAGCAGCAAGAAGCGCTGCAAGGACAAGAAAATCCAGGCTATACTGTTTAAAAATATTTCCAATTAGCGTGGATTTTCATCTCCTCGCTGTAAATGACCCAACCGGGCCGCAAATGCGGGATAGAGCTATCTTATAATGAGGCGTTTTCGAATCTATATGTTAAAATGTAGAGGCGAAACGCCTTTAATTATGGAAACGAAGGGGAATAGGATGGCTGATATAACAATGGCAAGGCTGCATGAAGCTATGGTTATACTATATGCTATCAGCCTTGTCTTTTATTTTGTCGATTATTTATATACTACGAAAAAAGCCATCCGGATTGCCATGTCACTTCTTGGGGCCGTGTGGTTATTGCAGACCGTGTTCCTGGTGCTCTACATCGTAGAGACACAGCGCTTTCCGGTACTGACTTTGTTTGAAGGCATTTATTTCTATGCGTGGTTATTGGTTACGCTATCGCTCGTCTTGCGGATTTTCTACCGTTTTGATTTTGCGGTATTTTTGATCAATATCATCGGATTCATCTTTATGGTTATCCATACATTTGCGCCGGTTCAGATCGAACGGTCGCCGGTCGGGGAAGCCTTGGTGTCGGAGTTGTTGTTCATCCACATCACGTTCGCCATCCTGTCCTATGCGGCATTTTCGTTATCGTTCGTTTTTTCTGCGCTTCACCTGCTGCTGTACAGGCTATTGAAGCAAAAGAAATGGACCAAGCAATGGAGCAGCCTGCCGTCACTCGGGCAGACCGAACAGGGCATGACCATTTCCGTTTTGGTCGGCATCCCGATGCTGTTCGTCTCACTCGTTCTCGGCTTCCAATGGGCAGTCGTGTCGCTCGAGGAATTTTCCATTTTAGATGTAAAAATTGTGGGTTCGTTTATCCTGCTGATTGTCTATAGCTTTATTCTATGGCGTCACCGGCGAGGCAACTTGAATGGCATGAACTATGCCTGGGCCCATTTGTATGCGTTTTTGATATTGCTGATTAATTTCTTTTTCGGCAGTCGTTTATCGGAATTTCATTTTTGGTATTAATAGAAAGGTAGGATTCAGTTGAGAAAAATCATTGTAGGGTCAAGAAGAAGCAAGCTTGCGTTGACGCAAACCAACCAATTCATTGAGAAAATGAAAGCGGCAGGTGCGCCGTTTGAATTCGAGATTAAAGAGATTGTCACTAAAGGCGACCGCATCCTGGATGTTCAATTGTCAAAAGTGGGGGGCAAAGGGCTTTTCGTCAAAGAAATCGAAGAGGCGCTTTATGCCAAGGAAATCGATTTCGCCGTCCACAGTATGAAAGACATGCCAGCTGTTCTTCCCGAAGGTTTTGTCATCGGCTGTATCCCGGACCGGGAAGACCCGCGTGACGCCTTCATTGCGAATGACCATGTGAAATTGATGGATTTGCCAGTCGGCGCTGTCGTCGGCACAAGCAGCTTGCGCCGGAGCTCGCAGTTACTTTTACTGCGCCCGGACCTTGATGTCCAGTGGATCCGCGGGAATATCGATACACGCCTCGCGAAGCTCCATGCAGGTGATTTCGATGCCATCATTCTGGCAGCTGCTGGGTTGAAACGTATGGGCTGGAGCGATGACATCGTCACTGAATTCATGAATACAGAAGACTGTCTACCGGCGATCGGGCAAGGCGCACTCGCCATTGAATGCCGTGAAGACGACGAAGAGCTTCTTGCGGAACTAGCGAAAGTGAACGACAAAGAAACAGAACTGGCCGTGACGGCGGAGCGTAAATTCCTTAAAGACATGAACGGTAGCTGCCAAGTGCCGATTGCAGGATATGCGACGGTTTCAGGTGATGAAATCTCCTTCACAGGATTGATTTCGGCTCCAGAAGGCGACCAAGTGTACAAAGAATCAGCGGCTGGCAAAGACCCGATTGAAGCAGGCCGCATCGTAGCTGAAAAAATCAGCGCACAAGGCGGATATGATTTGATCCAGCGTGTCATCGCCGAAAACAATGTGTAAGAAAAAACCGGTCATCATTTTTACCGGCAGCCGTTTGCCGAAAGAAGCGGCAGAGCTTGCGCTGCAGAACGGGGCGCAGGTGGAATATTATCCACTGATCGAGACGGTACTGCGAAACACCCGTGCGCCTAATTTTGAGCGTTATGGCTGGCTGATTTTCACGAGCCGCAACAGCGCAGAAGCTTTTTGCAAGCTGCGTCCAGAAACCGATGCGAAAATAGCGGCTGTCGGTGATAAGACCGCTGAAATACTGGAAAAACACGGCTATCCGGTCGACTTCATCCCTTCAACGTTCAGTGCCGATGTCTTTGTCCAGGAATTTCCGGACATCGCCGGCAAGGAACGCTGTTTGTTTGTCAGGGGGGCTCTCGCCAAAGACACGATTTTGTCGATGCCGCTAGTGATCGATGAATGGACTGTCTATGATACCGTCAAGAAGTACAACAATGCACAAGCGCTCGCCGGGATGTCCGATGTCACGATTATTTTCGCTAGCCCTTCGGCAGTTTCTGCTTACCGGGAAGCGGGTGGAAATTTCAAGGACATCCAGACTGCCGCGATTGGGCATATTACCGAACGAGCCATCATCGAAGCGGGTGGAGAGGTCCATTTCCGCCCTGAAACTTATACGTATCTTGAAATCATCCAGACAATAGCGAAAGGAAGTTGCAACTTATGAAAGACTTGAAATTCGATCGTCACCGCCGTCTGCGCGGTTCAGCGAATCTTCGTGCAATGGTCCGTGAAACCTCCGTACAAAAAGAGGATTTCATCTATCCGATTTTTGTTGTGGAAGGCGAAAACTATAAAAAAGAAATTTCTTCAATGCCAGGAGTCTACCATTATTCAATCGACCGCCTTGGCGAAGAATTAGATGAAGTGGTTGAGCTCGGCATCCCGTCCGTCATTCTTTTCGGTGTTCCGAAAGATAAAGACCCAGTCGGTTCGCAAGCTTATCACGACCACGCGATTACACAAGAAGCGATCCGTTTTGCCAAACAGCGCCATCCGGAACTCGTTGTCATCGCCGATACGTGCCTATGCCAATATACAGACCACGGGCATTGCGGCGTCATCGAAGACGGCGTCATCTTAAACGATGAGTCACTCGACTTGTTGGCGCGTACAGCGGTATCCCAAGCAAAAGCCGGTGCAGATATTATCGCGCCATCGAACATGATGGACGGCTTTGTCGCAGCGATCCGCTACGGCCTTGATGAAGCCGGATTCAGCCATATTCCAATCATGTCATACGGCGTGAAATATGCTTCTGCTTACTACGGACCGTTCCGTGAAGCGGCGCATTCTACGCCTCAATTCGGCGACCGCAAAACCTATCAGATGGACCCGGCAAACCGCATGGAAGCACTTCGCGAAGCATCATCCGATGTTAATGAAGGCGCAGATTTCATGATCGTCAAACCGGCGTTGTCTTATCTTGATATTATCCGCGAAGTTCGCGATAACTTTGACATCCCGATCGTCGCTTACAATGTTTCGGGTGAATACGCGATGGTTAAAGCAGCCGCGCAAAACGGCTGGGTCGATGAAGAAAAAATCGTTCTTGAAACTTTGCTCAGCATGAAACGTGCTGGGGCAGATATTCTGATGTCGTACCACGCAAAAGACGCGGTACGCTGGCTGGAGGGAAAATAATATGGGATACGAACACTCTAAACAAGCATTCGAAGAAGCAAAACCACTGATGCCAGGCGGCGTCAACAGCCCGGTGCGCGCCTTTAAATCGGTCAATATGGAACCGATTTTTATGCAATCCGGCAGCGGAGCAACCATTACGGACATCGACGGTAACACGTATATCGATTACGTCTTGTCTTGGGGCCCGCTGATTCTGGGCCATGCCCATCCTGAAGTGGTGAAAGCCATCCAGGAACAGGCAACACTTGGCACTTCATTTGGCGCACCGACGATCCTTGAAAACGATATGGCAAAACTCGTCCAAGAGCGCGTGCCATCAATTGAAATGGTCCGTATGGTATCGTCCGGTACAGAAGCGACGATGAGCGCACTTCGCGTAGCGCGCGGCTATACAGGACGCAACAAGATCCTGAAATTTGAAGGCTGTTACCACGGCCACGGCGATAGCCTATTGATCAAAGCGGGATCTGGCGTTGCGACACTCGGCTTGCCAGATTCTCCAGGCGTACCGGAATCTGTGGCGAAAAACACGATTACGGTTCCTTATAACGATTTGGAAAGCGTGCGCCTAGCGTTCCAGGAGTTCGGAGATGATTTGGCGGCAGTGATCGTCGAGCCGGTCGCCGGCAATATGGGCGTCGTTCCGCCAGCTGAAGGATTCCTTCAAGAGCTGCGCAACTTGACGCATGAAAACGGCACCGTCTTGATCTTCGATGAAGTCATGACTGGCTTCCGCGTCGGCTATAATTGTGCACAAGGCCATTACAGTGTCACGCCGGACATGACGTGCCTCGGCAAAGTCATCGGCGGCGGGTTGCCTGTTGGCGCATTTGGCGGCAAACGCGAAATCATGGAACAAGTCGCACCAAGCGGCTCGATCTACCAGGCGGGCACACTGTCCGGAAACCCGCTCGCGATGCGTGCAGGTTTTGAGACATTATCGCGTTTGAACGAAGCAAGCTACGAAACATTCGTTGAACGTGGTGACCAGCTGGAAAAAGGTTTCCGCGAAGCGGCTGAAAAATACAATATCCCGCATACGGTCAACCGTGCTGGTTCGATGATCGGCTTCTTCTTCACGAATGAGGAAGTGACGAACTTTGAAACGGCTTCGAGTTCCGATCTGGAGTTGTTTGCGGAGTACTATCGTTTAATGGCGGAAGAAGGCATTTACTTGCCACCATCCCAGTTTGAAGGCATGTTCCTATCGACTGCCCATACACCTGAACATATCGAACGCACAGTGCAAGCATTCCATAATGTGTTTGCGAAACTGGCAAGATAAATTAGAAGAATCGTCCTTGAAGGCTAGAAAGACTGGCTTTCGGGGGCGGTTTTTTTATAAACAAATCTTTGCACTGTTTCCGGATAGCGGAAGGAAGAGCAATATATTGACCATAAGCGTGACAAAACTTATGAGTTGATGGATTGATTTATAGAGGGAAATTCATTTTATGTCTAATAGTCTGGTAATATAAAACTAATAGATCTTTTAATTAGTGAAAGTTGGTAACGCATTGAAACGTTTTCTAATGACTTTGGCCATCGTATTGGGCGCTGGCTTTTTGTTGAGCCTGACTGGTTTGTTCCTGCCGTGGCTGTTGGGCCCGATGGCGGCTTTTCTTATCTTGCGGCAAGTGACCGATATGAAGTTCCACTGGCCGAAAGTATTCCGGACGCTTGGGTTGTTGCTGCTTGGCGTGCAGATCGGCGCAGCCTTTACCCAGGAGTCGGTATTGTTGATGGCGGCGGATCTGCCGTATATGTTTATCATGACCATCGCGGTCGTCGCGTTTTCCTTAGGGCTCGGCTGGTTGTTCCAGCGCATGACGCGCGTGACGATGTCGACGGCGTTGCTCGGATCGATGCCGGGAGGCTTGTCGCAGATGGTGCTCATTTCTGAAGACGTGAAATCCGCCAATGTGACGATCGTGTCGGTCATGCAGACTTTCCGCATCCTGCTTATCGTCTTTACCGTGCCGCTCGCTGCAGGACTTTTATCAGGGCGGGCTTCTGGCGATATTGTGGAGGCG
Coding sequences:
- the yihA gene encoding ribosome biogenesis GTP-binding protein YihA/YsxC, with the protein product MKVHNVELVISAVRPAQYPETELPEFALAGRSNVGKSSFINKLIGRKSMARISSKPGKTQTLNFYKIEEDLFFVDVPGYGYAKVSKTEREAWGKMIETYITSREQLRAVVQIVDLRHPPSKDDQMMYDFMKHYGIPCIIIATKADKIPKGKWDKHKKIVREGLDMEKGDPLIVFSSETGLGQEAAWQEIEKRM
- the hemA gene encoding glutamyl-tRNA reductase, which produces MHTLVVGVNYRSAPVSIREKLSFIESELPQAMQALQQQKSILENVIVSTCNRTEIYAVVDQLHTGRFYVKQFLASYFDIPMEQFSQYLFLHEQDEAIDHLFRVTAGIDSMVLGETQILGQVKSSFLAGQEIGTTGTVFNQLFKQAVTLAKRAHNETAIGENAVSVSYAAVELGKKIFGSLKNKHVVILGAGKMGELAIKNLQGSGADRITVINRTFEKAEVLADKFGGMAKPLNQLQCALLEADILISSTGSTDFVIDLELMQFVEKLRKGKPLFMVDIAVPRDMDPRIGDLQNVFLYDIDDMQGIVEANLAERERAAKQIAVMIDQEAEQFNDWLGTLGVVPVISALREKALGIQAETMESIENKMPDLTDREKKILNKHTKSIINQLLKEPILQAKEMGTAKKSREQLEMFMQIFGIEEEVEEQREKQALATRQKAERARLEKQQEALQGQENPGYTV
- a CDS encoding cytochrome C assembly family protein gives rise to the protein MADITMARLHEAMVILYAISLVFYFVDYLYTTKKAIRIAMSLLGAVWLLQTVFLVLYIVETQRFPVLTLFEGIYFYAWLLVTLSLVLRIFYRFDFAVFLINIIGFIFMVIHTFAPVQIERSPVGEALVSELLFIHITFAILSYAAFSLSFVFSALHLLLYRLLKQKKWTKQWSSLPSLGQTEQGMTISVLVGIPMLFVSLVLGFQWAVVSLEEFSILDVKIVGSFILLIVYSFILWRHRRGNLNGMNYAWAHLYAFLILLINFFFGSRLSEFHFWY
- the hemC gene encoding hydroxymethylbilane synthase, with translation MRKIIVGSRRSKLALTQTNQFIEKMKAAGAPFEFEIKEIVTKGDRILDVQLSKVGGKGLFVKEIEEALYAKEIDFAVHSMKDMPAVLPEGFVIGCIPDREDPRDAFIANDHVKLMDLPVGAVVGTSSLRRSSQLLLLRPDLDVQWIRGNIDTRLAKLHAGDFDAIILAAAGLKRMGWSDDIVTEFMNTEDCLPAIGQGALAIECREDDEELLAELAKVNDKETELAVTAERKFLKDMNGSCQVPIAGYATVSGDEISFTGLISAPEGDQVYKESAAGKDPIEAGRIVAEKISAQGGYDLIQRVIAENNV
- a CDS encoding uroporphyrinogen-III synthase codes for the protein MCKKKPVIIFTGSRLPKEAAELALQNGAQVEYYPLIETVLRNTRAPNFERYGWLIFTSRNSAEAFCKLRPETDAKIAAVGDKTAEILEKHGYPVDFIPSTFSADVFVQEFPDIAGKERCLFVRGALAKDTILSMPLVIDEWTVYDTVKKYNNAQALAGMSDVTIIFASPSAVSAYREAGGNFKDIQTAAIGHITERAIIEAGGEVHFRPETYTYLEIIQTIAKGSCNL
- the hemB gene encoding porphobilinogen synthase is translated as MKDLKFDRHRRLRGSANLRAMVRETSVQKEDFIYPIFVVEGENYKKEISSMPGVYHYSIDRLGEELDEVVELGIPSVILFGVPKDKDPVGSQAYHDHAITQEAIRFAKQRHPELVVIADTCLCQYTDHGHCGVIEDGVILNDESLDLLARTAVSQAKAGADIIAPSNMMDGFVAAIRYGLDEAGFSHIPIMSYGVKYASAYYGPFREAAHSTPQFGDRKTYQMDPANRMEALREASSDVNEGADFMIVKPALSYLDIIREVRDNFDIPIVAYNVSGEYAMVKAAAQNGWVDEEKIVLETLLSMKRAGADILMSYHAKDAVRWLEGK
- the hemL gene encoding glutamate-1-semialdehyde 2,1-aminomutase, with protein sequence MGYEHSKQAFEEAKPLMPGGVNSPVRAFKSVNMEPIFMQSGSGATITDIDGNTYIDYVLSWGPLILGHAHPEVVKAIQEQATLGTSFGAPTILENDMAKLVQERVPSIEMVRMVSSGTEATMSALRVARGYTGRNKILKFEGCYHGHGDSLLIKAGSGVATLGLPDSPGVPESVAKNTITVPYNDLESVRLAFQEFGDDLAAVIVEPVAGNMGVVPPAEGFLQELRNLTHENGTVLIFDEVMTGFRVGYNCAQGHYSVTPDMTCLGKVIGGGLPVGAFGGKREIMEQVAPSGSIYQAGTLSGNPLAMRAGFETLSRLNEASYETFVERGDQLEKGFREAAEKYNIPHTVNRAGSMIGFFFTNEEVTNFETASSSDLELFAEYYRLMAEEGIYLPPSQFEGMFLSTAHTPEHIERTVQAFHNVFAKLAR